In one Catenovulum adriaticum genomic region, the following are encoded:
- a CDS encoding 2Fe-2S iron-sulfur cluster-binding protein has translation MNSVQVTLKPSGIQFSVEPLETIVEAALRHNIDFPYSCLQGTCDTCICKLTKGKVSYGDLPYVFTDEEKAQGITFACIAYPLTDIELELPNV, from the coding sequence ATGAACTCTGTTCAAGTAACGCTAAAACCCAGCGGCATACAATTTAGTGTAGAACCGCTGGAAACCATAGTTGAAGCAGCGCTTCGGCACAATATCGATTTTCCTTATTCTTGTTTACAGGGTACATGCGATACCTGTATTTGTAAGTTAACTAAGGGAAAGGTAAGCTATGGTGATTTACCCTATGTATTTACCGATGAAGAGAAAGCTCAAGGGATTACATTTGCTTGTATAGCCTATCCATTAACGGATATTGAGCTTGAACTACCAAATGTGTAA
- the fre gene encoding NAD(P)H-flavin reductase: MFDIECKVVEISQLTEHVSKVLLKPTEPLVFVAGQYIELVIGENDKRPFSIANSPLDNEFIELHIGAAQADKWASTALTHIKNNPTVMLHGPSGKAGLRDNDTRPVILLAGGTGFSYTKSIAETLLKQNFQQPIFFYWGLRNQAAAYELEYWLTMHAEHKHFNFIPVIEDADASWQGRTGLVIDAVLADFTNLAEYHIYCAGRFEMVGKAREAFVAKGLDVEHIFGDAFSFI; the protein is encoded by the coding sequence ATGTTTGATATTGAATGTAAAGTGGTTGAAATTAGTCAGCTAACAGAGCACGTCTCTAAAGTTTTATTAAAACCAACTGAGCCCTTAGTTTTTGTAGCTGGTCAATATATTGAATTGGTTATTGGCGAAAATGATAAGCGACCTTTTTCAATTGCGAACTCTCCGTTAGACAACGAATTTATTGAACTGCATATTGGCGCGGCGCAAGCTGATAAATGGGCATCCACGGCATTAACTCATATCAAAAACAACCCAACTGTAATGCTTCATGGCCCATCAGGTAAAGCTGGTTTGCGAGATAATGATACTCGACCTGTTATTTTGTTAGCAGGTGGTACAGGGTTTAGTTATACCAAATCAATTGCTGAAACTTTGCTTAAGCAAAACTTCCAGCAACCGATCTTTTTTTATTGGGGGCTACGTAATCAAGCAGCAGCTTATGAACTTGAATATTGGTTAACGATGCATGCAGAGCATAAGCATTTTAATTTTATTCCAGTTATTGAAGATGCGGATGCATCATGGCAAGGTCGAACGGGCTTAGTGATTGATGCAGTATTAGCAGACTTTACTAATTTAGCTGAGTATCATATTTATTGTGCAGGCCGTTTTGAAATGGTTGGAAAAGCGAGAGAGGCTTTTGTAGCTAAAGGCTTAGATGTTGAGCATATTTTTGGTGATGCATTTTCTTTTATTTAA
- the ubiD gene encoding 4-hydroxy-3-polyprenylbenzoate decarboxylase yields the protein MQYKDLRDFIAQLEQKNLLKRIKQPVSTYLEMTEISDRVLRAGGPALLFENPVGFDTPVLCNLFGTSERVAMGMGKQSVEALREVGQLLAMLKEPEPPSGFKDAFAKLPVYKQVLNMAPKKIKKAACQQIVKTGDDVDLTQLPIQHCWPGDAAPLITWGLTVTKGPHKKRQNLGIYRQQVLSKNKVIMRWLSHRGGALDFQEWQQQNPGERYPVAVALGADPATILGAVTPVPDTLSEYAFAGLLRGNNTEVTDCLSCDLQVPASAEIVLEGYIEAGEMADEGPYGDHTGYYNEVDSFPVFTVTHITHRKDPIYHSTYTGRPPDEPAVLGVALNEVFVPILRKQFPEIVDFYLPPEGCSYRLAVVTMKKQYAGHAKRVMMGVWSFLRQFMYTKFVIVCDDDVNARDWKDVIWAITTRMDPARDTTLIENTPIDYLDFASPVSGLGSKMGLDATNKWPGETTREWGVAIEMDESVKQKVDDIWDELDIMPK from the coding sequence ATGCAATATAAAGATTTACGTGACTTTATTGCTCAATTAGAGCAAAAAAACTTATTAAAACGAATTAAGCAGCCTGTCTCAACTTATCTTGAGATGACTGAGATAAGCGATCGTGTGTTACGAGCCGGCGGCCCAGCTTTGTTGTTTGAGAACCCAGTTGGATTTGATACTCCCGTGTTGTGTAACTTATTTGGTACATCAGAGCGTGTCGCTATGGGGATGGGCAAGCAATCGGTTGAAGCGTTAAGAGAAGTAGGTCAGTTATTGGCTATGCTTAAAGAACCTGAGCCCCCCAGTGGCTTTAAAGATGCGTTTGCTAAGTTGCCAGTTTATAAACAAGTTTTGAATATGGCGCCAAAAAAAATAAAAAAAGCGGCTTGCCAGCAAATTGTTAAAACCGGTGATGATGTCGATTTAACCCAATTACCTATTCAACACTGTTGGCCGGGTGACGCGGCTCCCTTAATCACCTGGGGATTAACTGTGACTAAAGGGCCGCACAAAAAACGTCAAAATTTAGGTATTTATCGCCAGCAAGTTTTATCAAAAAATAAAGTGATTATGCGTTGGTTATCGCATCGTGGTGGTGCACTTGATTTTCAAGAATGGCAACAACAAAACCCTGGTGAACGTTATCCGGTTGCCGTTGCTTTAGGTGCCGATCCCGCTACTATTTTAGGCGCTGTAACGCCAGTGCCTGATACTTTATCTGAATATGCATTTGCTGGACTGTTGCGAGGTAATAATACTGAGGTGACAGATTGCCTTAGTTGCGATCTGCAAGTGCCTGCAAGTGCTGAAATTGTATTAGAAGGTTATATAGAAGCGGGCGAAATGGCAGATGAAGGTCCATATGGGGATCACACTGGCTATTATAATGAAGTAGATAGTTTTCCTGTGTTTACCGTGACTCATATAACTCACCGAAAAGATCCTATTTATCATAGTACTTATACTGGCCGTCCACCTGACGAACCCGCTGTTTTAGGGGTTGCGTTAAATGAAGTTTTTGTGCCTATTTTACGTAAGCAATTTCCTGAAATTGTTGATTTCTATTTACCACCGGAAGGCTGCTCGTACCGTTTGGCTGTGGTCACAATGAAAAAGCAATATGCAGGGCACGCTAAGCGAGTCATGATGGGGGTCTGGTCTTTTTTACGGCAGTTTATGTATACCAAGTTTGTGATTGTGTGTGATGATGATGTGAATGCCAGAGATTGGAAAGATGTGATTTGGGCAATTACAACACGTATGGATCCGGCACGTGATACTACTTTAATTGAAAATACCCCAATTGATTATTTAGATTTTGCATCACCTGTTTCAGGGTTAGGTTCAAAAATGGGCTTAGATGCCACCAATAAATGGCCAGGTGAAACCACCAGAGAGTGGGGGGTTGCAATTGAAATGGACGAATCTGTTAAACAAAAAGTAGATGATATTTGGGACGAGTTAGACATTATGCCTAAATAG
- a CDS encoding CHASE domain-containing protein: MYFIAALFGSLFSIKPDLASAIWPAAGIAVGLCILWGRTILPAIALASLSYYLFGLQAYQPLNWILGVALALSCTLQAYVGYRLVSPILNKRFSLLTPTDILKFFIRLAPISCLISASINIPILIWANILPANNWFFNWVTWWVGDLLGCLLISPAIILITYRSLLNLKQNIVYLLTPSLLIFCLVITAFQFSRVQQSEKQQEIVDKRIKEVEFLIKTRLELYQVYLHSLASFFNNSQQVTQAEFTNFSQQMLNNKIQTQAIEWIKVVENTQIPEFYRQLSSIHGREIKPLKFNPSQSKQIYPIVYAHPKAENSKIIGLDLSSEKLRFNALQKAIDSKEMSLSQPVDLFQGTVQKKGFLLFKAVFDSDKPTATAIGLVALVTNYYDLFNSITYPLLNQVHTDKYQLQVTHPNGTMLFDKNQLSANEHYLSQTSHFNFLDQPWQMKLSISQNSITAQKDWLSWSILAIGTLIAVSVQLFIIWLMSNRNLIARTVKRKTKELNKEKEKAEQATLQKTYFLANMSHELRTPLNAIMGLSDMLKTTELDHTQQDYVRKIRVASKTLLTLISDVLDLSKVETGKIELETERFSLNRLVNRITELFSAQIKQKGLSFQVKYTPLVQDKLLGDEHRLQQVIMNLCSNAIKFTEYGGIQLAITYKTDVNHNDQFWLHIEVTDTGTGIPQDRITSIFDSFTQADPSITRKFGGTGLGLSISQTLIKLMGGTLQCESQLGVGSRFYFDLLLAKSESQNKHLTTTQPLSLQQQAEQQLNGMPVLVAEDNEINQQIIIFQLEQLGANVTLAENGQQAIDKVASNHFPLILMDIQMPVLDGIAATTEILKMENGRNSKIVAMTANVSIQDKKNCFNAGMIEHIPKPFDVDKLHQTIIDVLTK; encoded by the coding sequence TTGTACTTTATTGCAGCCTTGTTTGGTTCTTTGTTTTCGATAAAACCCGATCTAGCAAGTGCAATTTGGCCTGCAGCAGGTATCGCTGTTGGCTTGTGCATTTTATGGGGTCGCACTATTTTACCCGCCATTGCCCTTGCGTCGTTAAGTTATTACCTTTTTGGACTACAAGCGTATCAACCTCTTAATTGGATACTTGGGGTGGCTCTTGCTTTATCTTGCACTTTGCAAGCATATGTGGGCTACAGGTTAGTTAGCCCTATTCTTAACAAACGTTTTTCATTACTCACCCCAACCGATATATTAAAGTTTTTTATTAGGCTTGCGCCAATTAGTTGCTTAATATCCGCATCGATAAATATACCTATTTTAATCTGGGCTAACATTTTACCTGCTAACAACTGGTTTTTTAATTGGGTAACTTGGTGGGTTGGAGACCTTTTAGGCTGTCTACTGATTAGCCCGGCCATTATTTTAATAACATACCGGAGCTTGCTTAACTTAAAACAAAATATCGTATATCTATTAACTCCATCACTATTAATATTCTGTTTGGTGATTACTGCCTTCCAATTTAGTCGAGTACAGCAATCAGAAAAACAACAAGAAATAGTCGACAAAAGAATAAAAGAAGTTGAATTTTTAATAAAAACACGGTTAGAACTTTATCAAGTTTATTTGCATTCGTTAGCCAGTTTTTTTAATAACAGCCAACAAGTAACACAAGCTGAATTTACCAACTTCTCACAACAAATGCTCAATAATAAAATTCAAACTCAAGCCATTGAATGGATAAAAGTAGTTGAAAATACTCAAATACCTGAATTTTATCGACAGCTTAGTTCAATTCACGGTAGAGAAATAAAGCCTCTTAAATTTAACCCTAGCCAATCGAAACAAATTTATCCTATTGTTTATGCACATCCTAAAGCTGAAAATTCAAAAATTATTGGTCTTGATCTTAGTAGTGAAAAACTACGTTTTAACGCACTACAAAAAGCAATAGATAGTAAAGAAATGAGTTTGTCTCAACCAGTAGATTTGTTCCAAGGCACAGTACAAAAAAAAGGTTTTTTATTATTTAAAGCTGTTTTTGATTCTGATAAACCCACGGCTACAGCTATCGGCTTAGTTGCACTTGTCACTAACTATTATGATTTGTTTAATAGCATTACGTACCCGCTTTTAAACCAAGTTCATACCGATAAATATCAATTACAAGTGACGCACCCTAACGGTACTATGCTATTTGATAAAAATCAGCTTTCCGCCAACGAACATTATTTAAGTCAAACCAGCCACTTTAACTTCCTCGATCAACCTTGGCAGATGAAGTTATCTATATCTCAAAACTCGATAACAGCCCAAAAAGATTGGCTAAGCTGGAGCATTTTAGCCATAGGCACATTAATCGCAGTAAGCGTGCAGCTATTTATTATTTGGCTAATGAGCAATCGTAACTTGATTGCCCGCACCGTAAAAAGAAAAACCAAAGAGTTAAATAAAGAAAAAGAAAAAGCTGAGCAAGCAACACTTCAAAAAACCTACTTTTTGGCTAACATGAGCCATGAGCTTAGAACCCCATTAAACGCTATTATGGGGCTTTCAGACATGCTAAAAACCACAGAGTTAGATCACACTCAACAAGATTATGTACGCAAAATTAGGGTCGCGTCTAAAACCTTATTAACATTAATAAGCGACGTACTCGATTTATCAAAAGTAGAGACCGGGAAAATCGAACTTGAAACAGAGCGATTCTCACTTAACCGCCTTGTTAACCGCATAACTGAACTATTTTCCGCCCAGATCAAACAAAAAGGCTTATCTTTCCAAGTAAAATACACTCCACTTGTACAAGATAAATTGTTAGGTGATGAGCATAGGTTACAACAAGTTATTATGAATTTATGTAGCAATGCAATTAAGTTTACCGAATATGGTGGTATTCAATTAGCGATAACTTACAAAACGGATGTAAACCATAATGATCAATTCTGGCTACATATAGAAGTCACAGATACAGGAACCGGTATACCGCAAGATAGGATAACCAGTATATTTGATTCATTTACCCAAGCGGATCCCAGTATTACTCGCAAGTTTGGAGGAACAGGACTCGGTTTAAGTATAAGCCAAACTTTAATAAAACTAATGGGAGGCACCTTACAATGCGAAAGCCAACTAGGGGTTGGTAGTCGTTTCTATTTCGATTTATTACTAGCAAAATCAGAGTCACAAAACAAACATCTAACGACAACACAACCACTTTCACTTCAACAACAAGCAGAGCAACAACTAAATGGTATGCCCGTATTAGTTGCTGAAGACAATGAAATAAACCAGCAAATTATAATTTTTCAATTAGAGCAATTGGGCGCGAATGTCACTTTAGCGGAAAATGGTCAGCAGGCGATTGATAAAGTTGCAAGTAATCACTTTCCGTTGATCTTAATGGACATTCAAATGCCAGTGTTAGACGGAATTGCAGCAACAACAGAAATACTCAAAATGGAAAATGGTCGAAACAGTAAAATTGTTGCAATGACGGCAAATGTCTCAATTCAAGACAAAAAGAATTGCTTTAATGCTGGAATGATAGAACATATCCCTAAACCATTTGATGTTGATAAACTGCATCAAACTATTATTGACGTATTAACTAAATAA